A window of Actinomycetes bacterium genomic DNA:
GTAGGCTGCTCACGTCATCCCATCGGCACCGAGCGGGCCCCGCTTCAGCCCAGGCCTGCGCTCACCGCAGGCCCAGGTCTGCCAGCGAGTAGGCCGCGCGGTACTCCAGGCCTGCCTGCGCGACGGCCCCGGCGGCGCCCCGCTCCACGATGACGGCGACCCCGACGACCTCCGCCCCCGCCTCGCGCAACGCCTCGACCGCCGCCAGCACGCTGGCCCCGGTGGTGGAGGTGTCCTCGACGGCCAGCACCCGCCGGCCGACGACGTCCGGTCCCTCGATCCGGCGCTGCAGCCCGTGGGGCTTGCCCTCCTTGCGGACGACGAACGCGTCCAGCCGGCGCCCCCGGGCGGCGGCGGCGTGCAGCATCGCGGTGGCCACCGGGTCGGCCCCGAGCGTCAGCCCGCCCACGGCATCGAAGTCCAGGTCCGCCGTGAGGTCGAGCATCACCTCCCCGACCAGAGGGGCCGCCGCCGCGTCGAGGGTGACCCGACGCAGGTCGACGTAGTA
This region includes:
- the pyrE gene encoding orotate phosphoribosyltransferase, with translation MTDSDAHGRLLEQITAKAVVHGRVVLSSGREADYYVDLRRVTLDAAAAPLVGEVMLDLTADLDFDAVGGLTLGADPVATAMLHAAAARGRRLDAFVVRKEGKPHGLQRRIEGPDVVGRRVLAVEDTSTTGASVLAAVEALREAGAEVVGVAVIVERGAAGAVAQAGLEYRAAYSLADLGLR